The genomic region TCCCCGTGATGGACGGCGCGTGGGACCTGTTGGAGCAGGACATTGTGCCGGGCGGCACCCGCCGCAACCTGGAGTCAATGGCAAGCACAGTCCGCTGGGATGAGGGAATATCGGACGCGGCCAAGCTGCTGCTCTGCGACGCCCAGACCTCCGGCGGCCTGCTCATGTCCTTGCCCCGGCAGCGCGCGCCCGGGTTGATCGACTCCCTGAAGTCCCACGGCGCCATGGGCTACCGCATCGGCGAGATAGTCAAGTCCCGCGACACCTACATAGAGGTGACCTCGTAGGTCGGCCCCCGGCCGGATAGGTCGGCCCCCGGCCGGATAGGTCGGCCCCGACCGCATAGGTCGGCCCCGACCGGGTAGGTCGGACAGTGACCGCTTGGCCACGCTCTAGCGCCGCGCCCTCACGACGAGCGCCGGATGCCCCGAGTGCCTCGCCAGCCGGTCAGTCACGCTGCCCATCACCGCTCGGCCCACCCCGCTCCGGCCATGCGTGCACGCGAGGATCATGCTGTCCGGCGTCGTCCTCGCCAGATCCTCTATCTGCTCCGCCGCAATGCCGCGGACCACCGTTGTGTGTACGTCTGCGGCGCCGGTCTTCCGCAGGTTCTCGGCTTTCTCTCCAAGGTACGCCGCCGCTTCGCCTTCCTCCCGCGTCGCCTCGCTGACGCCCGACGCCGCCAGTTCATTCACGTTCAGTGAGGACCTGCCCGGTTCGTCCAGCACCCGCGTCAGGAGCACGCTCGCCCCGGTCGCCGTCGCGACCCCGCCCGCGATAGGCAACACAGCCTCGGCAAGGTCGGAACCGTCCAGCGGCACAATGAGCGTCCCCACCTTGGCGACACTGTCCACGGCCGGCCCTCCCCGCTCGGGATGCACCACCAGCAGCGGCGTCAATGTCGTGTGCAGCACCCGGTCCGTGACGCTTCCCATGACCCACCGGCCCAGCCCGGCGCGTCCCCGCGTCGACATGGCGATGAGCGTGTCTTCATCCTTCTCGGCTTCCGCCACAATCTGTGTCGCCGGATGCCCGTAGCGGACTAGGATCCTCGTCTCCACACCCAAACCGCTCAGACCCTCGGCAATCCTTGAGAGATAGGCTTCAGAAAGGTGTTGCAGCCGCACGTTCAATGGCTCAAGCGCCGCCGTGATCGACGCCTGCTCCGTGTCCTCCAGTTGCTCAAGTTCGTACCTCGCCTCCGTGTGCATCCGCAGCAAGTCCACCCGCGCGCCGAGTGCCGGAGCCAGCGCGCGCACGTACGGCAGAATGCCCTCGGAAAGCTGCGATCCGTCCAGCGGGGTCAAGATTCGCTTGAACATCCAACTCCTCCCCAGCCCAAGTCCTCAATCTCGCAAGAGAAAAGACGCCTTCCACTGGCGCCTGCCGTTTCGCCCCTTCCGTCATCTGCCTGTGTCTGGGGCAGCCCCCAACCATGTGGAAGGCGCCCGTCCCACAAGAGCATGCCGCCATTACGGTCATGCCTTTTCTGGACAATGGGATTTATACCGCCGCTGAACGGCGTTGTCTAGGGGTGAAACAGGCCGGGAGCCCGCCGCACTAGTGCGGCGCACGCACAATGAGCGCCGGATGCCCTGAGTGCCTCGCCAGCCGGTCCGTCACGCTGCCCAGCACCGTCCGGCCCACGCCGCTGCGCCCGTGCGTGCACGCGATGATCATGCTGTCCGGCGTCGCCCGCGCAAGCTCCTCTATCTCCGCCGCCGCCGTTCCCCGTGTCACGCTGGTGCGCACGTTCTGCACCCCAAGCCGCCTGATCTCAGCCGCCCGCGCTCCCAGGTACTCCTCCGCCTGGTCCTCCATCTGGCTGACGATCCCGACGCCCAACGCCCCGACGCTGTCCTGATCGGGGTAGTAGCCGGAGGGCACGCCCACCGTCTCCGCCAGCAGGACGCCGGCGCCCGTCGCCTTTGCAACCTCTGCCGCGACCGGCAGCACCGTCTCCGCCAGGTCCGACTCGTCGAGCGGCACAATGAGCGTCCGGATGTCCGCCGTGCTGTCGACCGACGGCGCCCCGCGCTCCGGGTGTACCACCAGCAGCGGCGCATTCGTCGTGTGGAGCACCCGGTCTGTCACGCTGCCCATGATCCAGCGTCCCAAACCCGTGCGCCCGT from Chloroflexota bacterium harbors:
- a CDS encoding universal stress protein — translated: MFKRILTPLDGSTLSEGILPYIRALAPALGARVDLLRTYQDLAYELTPSDDLDSASVMTALEPIARRLHNQVENYLDRIAGSLKPLGVPTYLMVRSGPAADIIVAEAEEVEDTLIAMSTHGRTGLGRWIMGSVTDRVLHTTNAPLLVVHPERGAPSVDSTADIRTLIVPLDESDLAETVLPVAAEVAKATGAGVLLAETVGVPSGYYPDQDSVGALGVGIVSQMEDQAEEYLGARAAEIRRLGVQNVRTSVTRGTAAAEIEELARATPDSMIIACTHGRSGVGRTVLGSVTDRLARHSGHPALIVRAPH
- a CDS encoding universal stress protein, with amino-acid sequence MFKRILTPLDGSQLSEGILPYVRALAPALGARVDLLRMHTEARYELEQLEDTEQASITAALEPLNVRLQHLSEAYLSRIAEGLSGLGVETRILVRYGHPATQIVAEAEKDEDTLIAMSTRGRAGLGRWVMGSVTDRVLHTTLTPLLVVHPERGGPAVDSVAKVGTLIVPLDGSDLAEAVLPIAGGVATATGASVLLTRVLDEPGRSSLNVNELAASGVSEATREEGEAAAYLGEKAENLRKTGAADVHTTVVRGIAAEQIEDLARTTPDSMILACTHGRSGVGRAVMGSVTDRLARHSGHPALVVRARR